The Vidua chalybeata isolate OUT-0048 chromosome 6, bVidCha1 merged haplotype, whole genome shotgun sequence genome has a segment encoding these proteins:
- the RTN1 gene encoding reticulon-1 isoform X3, whose amino-acid sequence MQASADSTKMDCLWSNWKCQAIDLLYWRDIKQTGIVFGSLLLLLFSLTQFSVVSVVAYLALAGLSATISFRIYKSVLQAVQKTDEGHPFKAYLEMEMNLSQDQIQKYTDCLQLYVNSTIKELRRLFLVQDLVDSLKFAVLMWLLTYVGALFNGLTLLIMAVVSMFTLPVVYDKYQAQIDQYLGLVRTHINTVVAKIQAKIPGAKRKAE is encoded by the exons ATGCAAGCCAGTGCCGATTCCACCAAGATGGACTGTCTTTGGAGCAACTGGAAATGTCAGG CGATCGACCTGTTGTACTGGCGTGACATCAAGCAGACGGGGATCGTGTTCGGCAGCCTCCTGTTGCTGCTCTTCTCCCTGACCCAGTTCAGCGTCGTCAGCGTCGTGGCCTACCTGGCCCTGGCCGGCCTCTCGGCCACCATCAGCTTCAGAATCTACAAATCGGTCCTACAGGCCGTGCAGAAGACGGACGAGGGCCACCCCTTCAA AGCCTACTTGGAGATGGAGATGAATCTTTCACAGGACCAGATCCAGAAATACACAGATTGTCTCCAGCTATACGTCAACAGCACAATCAAAGAGCTGAGGAGACTCTTTCTCGTTCAGGATCTCGTGGATTCTTTAAAA TTTGCAGTACTAATGTGGCTGCTGACTTACGTGGGAGCCCTCTTCAATGGCCTGACTCTTCTGATAATGG ctgtgGTGTCTATGTTTACTCTCCCTGTTGTATATGACAAGTACCAG GCACAGATTGATCAATACTTGGGGCTGGTGCGGACCCACATAAACACGGTCGTGGCAAA gaTTCAAGCTAAAATCCCAGGTGCTAAGAGAAAGGCAGAGTAA